A single region of the Aquarana catesbeiana isolate 2022-GZ linkage group LG07, ASM4218655v1, whole genome shotgun sequence genome encodes:
- the GPX7 gene encoding glutathione peroxidase 7: MYPAMFFLLLLLLAPSLQKDQDFYTFQVVNIRGKLVSLEKYRGSVSLVVNVASQCGYTDGHYKALQKIQRDLGPYHFNVLGFPCNQFGHQEPDTEREIDQFVRKQYSVTFPMFSKIAVTGIGANKVYKYLTESSGKEPDWNFWKYLVGPDGKVVNAWGPTVSVEEIRPHITELVRKRILKKKDEL; encoded by the exons ATGTACCCGGCaatgttcttcctcctcctcctcctcctggccccCTCCCTGCAGAAGGATCAGGACTTCTACACCTTCCAGGTGGTGAATATCAGGGGCAAGTTGGTGTCTTTGGAGAAGTACCGGGGATCG GTGTCACTGGTGGTAAATGTGGCCAGTCAGTGTGGGTACACAGATGGCCACTACAAGGCGCTGCAGAAGATCCAGCGGGACCTGGGGCCTTACCACTTTAATGTCTTAGGATTCCCATGTAATCAGTTTGGACATCAGGAGCCAGACACTGAGCGTGAGATTGATCAGTTTGTCCGGAAGCAGTACAGCGTGACATTCCCCATGTTCAGCAAGATAGCTGTCACCGGTATTGGGGCCAATAAAGTGTACAAATATCTGACTG AGTCTTCTGGCAAAGAACCGGACTGGAACTTCTGGAAGTATCTGGTTGGTCCAGATGGTAAAGTGGTGAATGCTTGGGGTCCAACCGTTTCCGTAGAAGAGATTAGGCCACATATCACAGAACTTGTGAGGAAGCGGATCCTGAAAAAGAAGGATGAATTATGA